From Geitlerinema sp. PCC 9228, one genomic window encodes:
- a CDS encoding 1-acyl-sn-glycerol-3-phosphate acyltransferase, whose product MNLLLSQSHAIASQNVTSQVSPWLMSMLYPLGEHIVLPSYFGSIEVVGKDKIPTDGAAILAPTHRSRWDPLLVSLAAGRGVSGRDLRFMVTATEVTGIQGWFVRRLGGFSVDVLRPRISSLRHGIDLLCDRQMMVIFGEGGIFHDNQVHPIKPGLGRLALYAQDLDPTLNTKIYPISIRYGCLPVRWRCGVRVKVGDPIDVASYYQSDRLKSASKQINKDLQAALQALDQENCGPK is encoded by the coding sequence CTCAAAACGTAACATCCCAAGTTTCTCCTTGGTTGATGTCGATGCTGTATCCCCTGGGAGAACATATTGTTTTACCTTCTTATTTCGGTTCTATTGAAGTTGTCGGCAAAGACAAGATTCCTACTGATGGTGCCGCAATTTTAGCACCTACCCATCGTTCCCGTTGGGATCCTTTATTGGTATCCCTAGCGGCTGGACGCGGTGTCAGCGGACGGGATTTGCGGTTTATGGTTACTGCCACCGAAGTAACGGGGATTCAAGGTTGGTTCGTCAGACGATTGGGAGGATTTTCTGTAGACGTTTTGCGCCCCAGAATTTCCAGCCTGCGTCACGGTATTGACCTACTGTGCGACAGGCAAATGATGGTGATTTTTGGCGAAGGGGGCATTTTTCACGACAACCAAGTTCACCCCATCAAACCCGGTTTGGGTCGGCTTGCCTTATACGCACAAGATTTAGACCCCACCCTCAACACCAAAATTTATCCCATCAGCATTCGTTACGGCTGTTTGCCAGTTCGCTGGCGTTGCGGGGTTCGCGTAAAAGTTGGCGATCCCATCGATGTGGCTAGTTACTATCAAAGCGATCGTCTTAAATCAGCATCTAAACAAATCAACAAAGATTTGCAGGCGGCTCTACAAGCGTTGGACCAAGAGAATTGCGGTCCGAAGTGA